In the Ptychodera flava strain L36383 chromosome 1, AS_Pfla_20210202, whole genome shotgun sequence genome, GCATTTATACATAAGTTGTGTTTAATTTCACACCATCTTATCAAAAAGAATATGCTAACAGATTCATGTAATagggctttaaccctttgagtgctgtaatttttcccgccaaaattttagtgcaacattttaccaatttttattgatttttctgtaattttttttatgattttggaccaaatggacattgtATTCCGTTggcaacatttttttatcaatttttttgcaaaaatctgaaaaaaaattgactggggtacattttataaacacaacaaaaattgactttggtgctcattgctcaaagggttaatgggaGAATGTTCTTGCCGTAGAATATTATGTACGGTATGTACAAAACATAAATACTTAAAGAATGGATGTTAAGACTGAAAAATAATTTACCCATGCTATATTTACGACACTTTGACAATATGTTGAGGGGCAGGCATGCTTGTATTTATTTGCCATTTATATAATAAATAGTTCAAGGCAGAAAAGTCACAATTTTACACCATAGCTATTACGTAGGGAGATGGCTCAGTATTCTACAGATGTGATAAATGTGAGCTTATGGTCATATTTCTTGGGAAAATAACTTAAAAGTCTTTAAATTTGAAGTTAGTGTTCATGGCTTTATTTCAAGGGGTGAAAATTATGGGAAAAAATGGTGTTCACTGTTGTATTTTGTAATAGCATTACTTTTGTATACTGTTGGAGTTAACACCAGAAAAGAGGTCAggttaaattaaatttgtgaaatacagGCGACTACCGGTAAATTTCTTTATATTGTTGTCAAGTACAGGGATACACATATTTTTGTGTAGCAGTGGCCGTACATATCTCAGAGCGAGATCTATGTCGTTTTAGTAAAAATTAAGTAGCAAATTATAAAGTTGTCATCTAATTGATTATTGCCTTTATGATATAGCAACAGCCAAACAAGTACATACTACCAGTTTAGTAGTTGTACTAGATAACTaaatatgtaccggtacatacttTACTCCTAGCTACATAAGTAGTTCTAGGCTAAACAGCCAAACATGTGCTATTACCAGCTAGTAGTTATACTACCGTAAATGGTCAAATTGATACAgcattgttgaaattatgagcAGTTTGGAATTTATCAACTTTATCGTTATGAAGTAAGATGCATACATATATTATGCTGTCTTTTGTAGACAGTATTTTACCAGTATGTGCAGAAGCaatcttgaattttttggatcaggtcaaaagtcatttgatttttggaaattAAACTGTTACACACAAGTTTACATGGAAACCATTCTTGTATCTCTGTTTTCAGGGCTCTTCGAATGTGTACTTTTTTGTGATAATGCAACATATGGGACGTCTTGTGCTTCACAGTTTCAACTCTgcttggcagggctgtgtgttaccggcattatatggcctcccacgccggtaacacacagccctgccatgcaaagctaagTTTCAACCAAGTTGAACTGATAGAGACATTCAAACTTGACAGGATAAAGGATGAGATGTTTGGTGGAAAGGGGCTGGTGCACTGGGAACAAGGGGTATAGAGAGGGTTATTTATAAAGTGTTAGAGAGTGTTATGtgcacagtatacatgtacatgtacatcacagCCAAATAAATGCGTCAGGTCTTATGGCTGTATGTCCTGACAAgagaaaagtgaattttatattttgttttaagtTCTAAAATgcatgggtttttttttctgcagtttCAGACATACAAGACAAGAATCTACTTTGCAACGAGAGAGGTAAGATGGCTGGAGGAAGGGGTCCTTATGACTATGACATTGCGCCAGATATAATTTCTGTGCACAGTCAGGATAGTGCAATTGTATTGGTAGATGATTACAGAGAAGGGGCAGAGGGAAGTGAAGATGGTCCAGGTAGAGTGCAAGATCATAGCGGCCACTACATGGAGCCTGCACCACACCAAGAAATCCAGCAGATGGATTTGCACATGGCAGTATACCAGGTGCTGCTGCCGATAATAATACAGGCACTATGAGCAGTGGTTATCACACTGGCCCATCACATGCTGCAGTACCTTGTGAAAATGATGTCCATTCAAATGATGTGCGGTCATTCGATACTGAAGAGAGGACAATGCCACAATCTGACCAAATGCCTGAAATGCCAGCAGGCACTGATGGTCGGCAACCTCACCTTCAACCTGTGTGTCCAACTCAAAGTCAACTTCAACAGCGACAACAGCCGGGAGAAATCAATTGCTCTGTGATAAAAAACTGTCTCTTCTTCCTTATTTACTTGAACAGCGTAGACAATGTGACTTTTACAAGGCCAATAATGACTCAGCCGCATATAGACAATCTCACTCTCAATATAGGATGCCAAATGCTCCACATCAACCACACCATGCTGACAGATCACAAGGAGATATACAGCACCACCACCATCCCCAGCCAGGACAAGCAATACAGCATCACCATCAGCAGTTTCATATGCCAGACAGGGCTATGACTGATTTCGAAAGGTCATCGTCTGATCCTTCTCTGGGATCAAGCTCCACAGACATTGAAATGTTGCCTCTGGGACACTGCAGCAGTGAAATACAGGAAGTGTTGCCACAAGGTTTGAATTTTTGCCAACCTGGCCATCAATTTGTGTGCCTACAACAAAGGGGCTTTTACCAGCGCAACAGGACAGAGAATATCGACGAGACGGAGCAAAGGAGGATAAACCTGAGAGCCATGGTCCAACTCCAGGACAAAGTCAATATTTACTTGAACAGTGTAGACAACATGACTTTTGCAATGCCCATAGTGACTCATCTTTATGTGGACAAGCTGAGACATTGTATAATAGGACTTTTAATTCTCAGTGTAGTATGCCAAATGCTCCACATCAACCACACCACCACCATCCCCAGCCAGGACAAGCAATACAGCATCACCATCAGCAGTTTCATATGCCAGACAGGGCTATGACTGATTTCGAAAGGTCATCGTCTGATCCTTCTCTGGGATTCAGCTCCACAGACATTGAAATGGGGCCTCTGAGACACTCCAGCGGTGACAGACAAGAAGAATTGCCGCAAGACTTTCCTCAGCAGAGGCTGCAAGATGAAAGGCGTGAAATGCAGACTTTCTACCATTATACGCAGAATCCTGACCTGCAAGAATACATTAATCCTGGTTTGACCGATGCACAAGACAATGAGTCCCTCTTTCGTAAGCACAACAGCGATTCACGTAAAAGTTATTGTCAAGTGATAATAACTTCGAATACTGACAGTTCCACAGAGCATCTCAGTTCACATGTGAATTATTCACATTCAGCCTTCTCACATGAAACCCCAGTGAGGCCTGACGATGTTGATCAGTCCAATGAAACAATGAGAGTAGGTCGGACGTCACCTATTGCAGGAGAACAAAGCCATGGGCAGCGGACGCCAATCATAGAACCTTCAATCAAAGAGTATCATACTGGTAGGTCACCAGGTTTGGAGTCTTCATCCGTAACAAGTGACAAGCCAAGTTACAATGATGGTTCAAGGTGCCTATCTCTAGATGATGATACTGAAAGTCTGCGTGACATAGAACGTCCATCACACAATGAGGCAACCAGACCTCTCATGGATGAACATCACTTGAGTAAAAGTAGTGCAAACAGGTCAACACCAGATACGTCAACTTCAAGCAAAAATATGGGACAACAGCATGCACAGAAAacctgttgccatggcaacaattCCTTGACTTGCTCGGTTGCATCACATCAGCTGGGGCACAAACAACATCAATGGCCGAAAGTAGTGGGTGATAAGTTAAAGAAGCTTTTCTCGAGAAAACACAGCAAGGGTGAAGCCTGTGGTAAAGCCAAGCCAAACACAGGGAAATGGAAAGGGAATGGAGTGGCCACAGCTTCTACAAGTGTCAGGGGAACGGCCCCAAAGTGTCAGAGTATTGGGGTAATGGTTGAGTGTGATCAGCCCTCTTCAGTGCCATCCCACGTTCTGAGGAGAAGATTAAATCGATCAATTTCTTCTGCTTATGAGCATGGATCTAGGCCAAGATGCAGGACTACTCCGTATCAGGAGGGTTTATCTAAACCTGTCCGCATTTTCATCACATACGCACTGTCACAGAAGGAATACGCCAGGCaactggcagccatattgaggAGCAACAACTTTGAGGTTAATCTTGACCTCACCAAAGACTGCTATCAGGAGGAGGAGTTTGATAAATTTTCCCAAGACAAATATGGATGGAGGAGCAGTATTTATAACTCGGTAAGTTCCAGTTAGGCAAAAACTATGATGCCTTTAGTCTGTTGTCTAAAGGTAGAATGTACCTTAGTGATATTCAGACTGTTTTAACTTTTATaatattcttttttttcctaccacttgtggggggctcatttttgaattaaataaagttttcattggcttagttttgtaaaatgaGGAATTGTTTTTTTCCCAATATATAACAAAgcaatggtggccatttttgattttgagatgttggtaaata is a window encoding:
- the LOC139131422 gene encoding uncharacterized protein: MPNAPHQPHHHHPQPGQAIQHHHQQFHMPDRAMTDFERSSSDPSLGFSSTDIEMGPLRHSSGDRQEELPQDFPQQRLQDERREMQTFYHYTQNPDLQEYINPGLTDAQDNESLFRKHNSDSRKSYCQVIITSNTDSSTEHLSSHVNYSHSAFSHETPVRPDDVDQSNETMRVGRTSPIAGEQSHGQRTPIIEPSIKEYHTGRSPGLESSSVTSDKPSYNDGSRCLSLDDDTESLRDIERPSHNEATRPLMDEHHLSKSSANRSTPDTSTSSKNMGQQHAQKTCCHGNNSLTCSVASHQLGHKQHQWPKVVGDKLKKLFSRKHSKGEACGKAKPNTGKWKGNGVATASTSVRGTAPKCQSIGVMVECDQPSSVPSHVLRRRLNRSISSAYEHGSRPRCRTTPYQEGLSKPVRIFITYALSQKEYARQLAAILRSNNFEVNLDLTKDCYQEEEFDKFSQDKYGWRSSIYNSSSYIIVLCSRDYCQEAQCKEYELEATCLSTSWFYCQMETDFHLRRGSFIPVLSPRCDTSCVPSFLKTCILDWPCDMDKEDRLLRRLTNRSTAPKLGAPLPILEITFNISGVKDSDVSRTSANDDARSFLI